The genomic interval GACAAGCCGATGGCCTTCTCGTACTAGGCCGAGGGAGATCGAGTCATGGAACTTCACGACGTCTGGTTCGTGCTCATCGCCGTCCTGTGGACCGGCTACTTCTTCCTGGAGGGCTTCGACTTCGGGGTCGGCGTCCTCACCAAGCTGCTCGCCCGCGACCGGACCGAGAAGCGCGTCCTGATCAACACCATCGGGCCTGTGTGGGACGGCAACGAGGTGTGGCTGCTGACGGCGGGCGGCGCGACCTTCGCCGCCTTTCCCGACTGGTACGCCACACTCTTCTCCGGCTTCTACCTGCCGCTGCTGGTCATCCTGGTCTGCCTGATCGTGCGGGGAGTCGCCTTCGAGTACCGGGCCAAGCGGCCCGAGGAGAACTGGCAGCGCAACTGGGAGACCGCGATCTTCTGGACCTCGCTCATCCCCGCGTTCCTGTGGGGCGTGGCCTTTGGCAACATCGTGCACGGGGTGAAGATCGACCAGCACTTCGAGTACGTCGGCACCCTCTGGGACCTGCTCAACCCGTACGCCCTGCTCGGTGGCCTGGTGACGCTGACGCTGTTCACCTTCCACGGCACGGTGTTCACGGCCCTGAAGACCGTCGGGGAGATCCGGGAGCGGGCACGGAAGCTGGCGACCCGGGTCGGTCTGGTGACCGCCGGTCTGGCACTGCTCTTCCTGCTCTGGACCCAGCTCGACAAGGGCGACGGCAAGAGCCTGGTCGCCATGGTCGTGGCGGTCGCCGCGCTGGTAGCCGCGCTGGCGGCGAACAGGGCCGGACGGGAAGGCTGGTCGTTCGCGTTGTCCGGTATCACCATCGTGGCCGTGGTCGCGATGTTCTTCCTGACGCTGTTCCCGAACGTCATGCCGTCCACGCTGAACGCGGACTGGAGCCTGACGGTCACCAACGCTTCGTCGAGCCCCTACACCCTGAAGATCATGACGTGGCTGGCGGCCATCGCCACCCCCCTCGTGCTGCTCTACCAGGGCTGGACCTACTGGGTGTTCCGTAAGCGCATCGGCACCCAGCACATCGCTGAGACCGCGCACTGAGGTGTGTTTCACGTGAAACCAATCGACCCGCGTCTGCTCCGGTACGCCCGGGCCACCCGCCTCTTCCTGGTGGCAGTGGTCGGCCTGGGCGGTCTCGGGGCCCTGCTGCTCATCGCCCAGGCGATGCTCATCGCCGAGATCGTGGTCGGCGCGTTCCAGCACGGTCTCGCGGTCTCTGAACTCCGTACTCCCCTGCTGCTGTTGGCAGCCGTCGCTGTCGGCCGTGGACTCGTCTCCTGGCTCACCGAGCTCGCCGCGCACCGAGCGAGCGCGGCGGTGAAGTCGGAGCTGCGGGGGAGGCTCCTGGAACGGGCCACGGCTCTGGGGCCCGGGTGGCTGAGCGGGCAGCGGACGGGTTCCCTGGTCGCCCTCGCCACCAGAGGGGTCGACGCCCTCGACGACTACTTCTCGCGCTATCTCCCGCAGTTGGGCCTTGCGGTGGTCGTGCCGGTGGCGGTGCTGGCGCGGATCGTGACCGAGGACTGGGTCTCGGCGGCCATCATCGTCGGGACCCTGCCCCTCATCCCGGTCTTCATGGTGCTCATCGGCTGGGCCACACAGTCCCGGATGGACCGTCAGTGGCAGCTGCTGTCCCGGCTGTCGGGGCATTTCCTGGATGTCGTCGCAGGTCTGCCCACCCTGAAGGTCTTCGGCCGGGCCAAGGCGCAGGCCGAGTCGATCCGGCGTATCACCGGCGAGTACCGGCAGGCGACCATGCGAACGCTGCGGATCGCCTTCATCTCCTCCTTCGCCCTGGAACTGCTGGCGACGCTCTCGGTGGCGCTGGTCGCCGTCACGATCGGAATGCGTCTCGTCCACGGCGAGATGCACTTGTACGACGGCCTCGTCATCCTCATCCTGGCCCCCGAGGCGTATCTGCCTCTGCGGCAGGTGGGGGCGCAGTATCACGCGGCGGCGGAGGGACTGGCGGCCGCCGAGGAGATCTTCACGGTGCTGGAGACGCCGGTACCGGCGTCGGGCACCGCCGCGGTATCCGCTGGTGCGCTGGCCTTCGAGGGCGTCACGGTCAGGTACCCCGGGCGCTCGGGGGACGCCGTCACGGACGTGTCCTTCGAGGTCGCGCCCGGGGAGACGGTCGCGCTGGTCGGGCCCAGCGGGGCGGGCAAGTCGACCCTGCTGAACGTCCTGCTGGGATTCGTGCGGCCGACCGGGGGGCGGGTGCGCATCGGGGGAGCCGATCTCACCGAGGTCGATCTGCAGGAGTGGCGGTCACACGTCGCATGGGTGCCGCAGCGGCCGCAGCTGTTCGCCGGGACGATCGCCGAGAACGTACGGCTGGCCCGGCCCGACGCCGACGACAGCGCGGTACGGCGGGCATTGGGGGACGCGGGCGCCCTGGAGTTCGTCGATGCCCTTCCGCTGGGGGCCGACACCGGGCTCGGCGAGGACGGGGCCGGCCTGTCCGCCGGGCAGCGGCAACGGCTCTCGCTGGCCCGGGCGTTCCTCGCGGACCGGCCGGTACTGCTCCTCGACGAACCGACGGCGGCGCTCGACGGAGCCACCGAGGCGGAGGTCGTGGCGGCGGTCCGGCGGCTGGCGGACGGGCGGACGGTCCTGCTGGTGGTGCACCGGCCGGCGTTGCTCGGGGTGGCGGACCGGGTCGTGCGGCTGGCGGAGCCTGCGGCACCGGCTCCCGTGGACAGCACGGCCAGGACGTCCACGGCACGCACGGTCGAGGAGGGCGGCCCCGTTTCGGTCGCGCCCGTGATGAGTGAGGCGCCGACACGGGCGGGTGGAGCTCTCGCCCGCGTCCGCGCCATGTCCGGCCCCCGACGAGGCCGGCTCGCGCTCGCGCTGCTGCTCGGCAGCCTCGCGCTCGGCAGCGCCGTGGGACTGATGGCCACCTCCGGCTGGCTGATCTCGCGGGCCTCGCAGCAGCCGCCTGTGCTGTATCTGATGGTGGCCGTGACGGCGACCCGGGCCTTCGGGATCGGGCGGGCCGTGTTCCGGTACGCGGAGCGGCTGGTGTCGCACGACGCCGTGCTGCGCATGCTCGCCGACACCCGGGTCGCCGTGTACCGGCGCCTGGAACAGCTGGCGCCCGCCGGTCTGCGCACGGCCCGTCGGGGTGATCTGCTCTCGCGGCTCGTCTCCGACGTGGACGCCCTCCAGGACTACTGGCTGCGCTGGCTGCTGCCCGCCGGTGCCGCCGTCCTGGTGTCGGCGGCCTCCGTGGGCTTCACAGCGTGGCTGCTGCCGGCAGCCGGTGCCGCGCTGGCCGCGGGCCTGCTGGCCGCCGGTGTCGGTGTCCCGCTCATCACGGGAGCCGTGGCACGCCGCGCCGAGCGCAGGCTCGCCCCCGCTCGCGGGGCACTGTCGACCCGCGTGACCGATCTCCTCACCGGGACCGCCGAGTTGACCGTCGCCGGTGCCCTGCCCGCCCGTACCGCCGAGGCACGGCGGGCCGACGGCGTCCTGACCCGGATCGCCTCTCGTGCCGCCACCGCCACCGCACTCGGTGACGGCCTCACCGCCCTGATCTGTGGCCTGACCGTCACCGCCACCGCCCTGGTCGGCGCTCAGGCGGTTGCCTCCGGGCGGCTCGGCGGGGTCGCCATGGCCGTCGTCGTGCTCACTCCGCTGGCCGCCTTCGAGGCCGTCCTCGGGCTGCCGCTCGCCGTGCAGTACCGCCAGCGGGTGCGCAGGAGCGCGGAACGCGTCCACGAGGTGCTGGACGCGCCCGAGCCGGTACGGGAGCCGGAGCACGCTCGGCAGGCGCCCGCCTCGCCGTTCCCGGTCGTCCTCAGGGGACTGACCACCCGGCACGAGGGCCAGGACGGGGACGCGCTCGCGGGCCTCGACCTGACCCTCGCCCAGGGCCGGAGGATCGCCGTGGTCGGTGCCTCCGGTTCCGGCAAGACGACGCTCGCACAGGTGCTGCTGCGCTTCCTGGACGCGGGCACCGGCACCTACACCCTGGGCGGCGTGGACGCCCACGGGCTGCGCGGCGACGACGTGCGGCGGCTGGTGGGGCTGTGCGCCCAGGACGCCCACCTCTTCGACAGTTCGGTGCGCGAGAACCTGCTCCTGGCCAAGAAGGACGCGGCCGAGAAGGAGTTGCGGGACGCGCTGCGGCGGGCCCGGCTGCTCGACTGGGCCGAAAGCCTGCCCGACGGGCTCGACACGCTGGTCGGAGAGCACGGGGCGTGGCTGTCCGGCGGTCAGCGCCAGCGGCTCGCGCTGGCCCGGGCGCTGCTCGCCGACTTCCCGGTCCTTGTGCTGGACGAGCCCGCCGAGCATCTCGACCTGCCCACCGCCGACGCGCTCACCGCCGATCTGCTGGCCGCCACCGAGGGCCGCGCGACGCTCCTCATCACGCACCGCCTGGCGGGGCTCGAGTCGGTCGACGAGGTGGTCGTGCTCGACGAGGGGCGGGTCGTGCAGCGGGGTTCCTACCCGGAGTTGGCGGGTGCGGAGGGGCCCTTGCGGAGGATGGCCGAGCGGGAGGCGGAGGCGGAGCTGCTGGTGGCTGCGCGCTGAGGCCGGCCGACGAAGGTGGTGCTGCGACGGTCGTGCAGGCGCCGCACTGACCCGTCCGCAGCAACGTGTCCCCCGGCCGTACGCCTTGAACAGGACCGGGTCCGGGTGCCCGGGACAGGATCGCTGACATGCGATCACCTCGCCGTCAGCCGCTGCTCGTTCCGGCTCTGCTGTGTGCGTTCACGGTGCTGGTGGCTCGCCCCACGGACGCAGTCGCCGGCGGTGTGGGCCGCCGCGCGGACGGTGATTCGGGGATCAGCGCGCAGGTGGTGCGGCTGTACCAGGACGCGGCGCTGGCGACCGGCCGGTACGAGGCGGGGAACCAGGAGGCTCAGGCGCAGCGGGCGCGGGAGCAGTGGTTCGAGGAACTGCTCGGCCGGGAGCGGCGGGAGATCGCCGTTCTGCGCGAGGGGCTGGGCCGTATCGCCCGGGCCCAGTACCGCGACGGCGGTGGTCTTCCGCTCACCGCGCAGATCATTTTCGCGACCGACCCCGCCGAACTGATGCGGGGTCAGCACGTCTTCTCCCGGACGACGCTGGCCGTCGACAACGCGGTCGAGAAGAGCCGCAGGGCCGAGGCCCGGCTCGCGGCGGACGAGGCGAAGGCCGCGGCGGTCCGGCGGAGGATGGAGCGGCGCAGCGCCGAACTCGCCACGCTGAAGCGGGACATCGAGCGGACACTCGAAGAGGCCCGGGGACAGTTGCAGGGACAGGCCGACGCCTCGGTGGCGGCCGGTTCGTGCCGGGGTGCCGTGCGCCTGGACCAGCCGCAGCAGGCCGTGGAGAACACCTGGGTCACTCCGGTGGCGGCGTACGAGCTGTCCGCCGGGTTCGGCAGCGGCGGTTCGCACTGGGCGAGCCGGCACACCGGGCAGGACTTCGCGGTGCCGATCGGCACGCCGGTGCGGGCGGTGGGCGCGGGCCGGGTGGTGAAGGTGTCCTGCGGCGGTGCCTTCGGCATCGAGATCGTGATCGAGCACCCGGGCGGCTACTCCACGCAGTACGCCCATCTCGCCGCCGTCACCGTCGACCAGGGGGCGAGCGTCGCGCCCGGGCAGTGGATCGGCCAGTCGGGCACGAGCGGCAACTCGACCGGTCCGCATCTGCACTTCGAGGTGCGGGTCACGCCCGAGGCGGGCTCGGCCGTGGACCCGGTGCCGTGGCTGGCGGCACGAGGGGCGCCGGTCGGCTGACCCGCACGCCCCCTACAGCCGCTCCAGCATCCGCTCGATCACGACGGCCACCCCGTCGTCGTTGTTGGCGTCGGTCTGGCCCGATGCCGCCGCGATCACGTCGGGGTGGGCGTTGCCCATCGCGTACGACTGTCCCGCCCAGGTCAGCATCTCGACGTCGTTGGGCATGTCCCCGAAGGCGACGACCTGCTCGTGCGAGATCCCGCGCTCGGCACAGCACAGGGCGAGTGTGCTGGCCTTGGAGACGCCGGGGCCGCTGATCTCCAGCAGGGCGCTGGGGCTGGACCGGGTGACGTTGGCGCGGTCGCCGATGGCCAGCCGGGAGAGGGTGAGGAAGGCGTCCGGGTCGATCGAGGGGTGGTAGGCGAGGATCTTCAGCACCGGCTCGGCGGTACCGGGACCATCCTCGGCCAGCAGTTCCTCGGCGGGGGCGAGGTTGTCCGGGATCTCCATGTGCAGCTTGGGGTAATCGGGCTCCTGGTGGAAGCCGTACGTCTGCTCCACCGCGTACACCGTGCCGGGTGCCGCCTCCCGCAGCAGCCGTACGGCGTCCAGCGCGTTCTCCCGGGCCAGCTCGCGCACCTTCACGAACTGGTGGGTGCCGGGGCCGCCGTGCAGGTCGACCACCGCGGCGCCGTTGCCGCAGATGGCGAGGCCGTGGCCGTGGACGTGTTCGCTGACGACATCCATCCAGCGGGCGGGGCGGCCGGTGACGAAGAAGACCTCGATGCCGGCCTCCTCGGCGGCGGCGAGGGCCGCGACCGTGCGGGGGGACACCGACTGGTCGTCGCGCAGCAGAGTGCCGTCGAGATCGGTGGCGATCAGGCGCGGCGGTATGCCGGCGGCCGGGGTCTCGGGCTGTCGAGTCGCTGAGGTCACCCGCTCATTCTCCCGCATATGCGTGCACGACCGTGCGAGTGCCCGCACAGGTGAGACATAGATGACGCGGGGGCGGGTCCCACCCGCCCCGGTGCCGCTGTCTCAGCTCAGCTGTGCCGGTGCCTCCATGGCGATCTGCTCGAAGACCTTCTGGTCGGCGGCGAAGACCGAGTCGGGGATCGGCCAGTGGATGACGAGTTCCGTGAAGCCGAGTTCCCGGTGGCGGCCCGCGAAGTCGACGAACGCGTCGAGGGACTCCAGCGGGTGGTCGCGGTCCGGGGTGAAACCGGTGAGCAGGATCTTGTCCAGGGTGTTCACGTCCCGGCCGAGGGCCGCGCAGGCGTCGGTGAGCTTGTCGACCTGACCGCGGAGGGCTTGGCGGGACTGCTCGGGTGTGCCGTTCTCGTACAGCTTCGGGTCTCCGGTGGTCACCCACGCCTGTCCGTGGCGTGCGGCGAGCTTCAGACCGCGCGGCCCGGTGGCGGCCACGGCGAAGGGCAGCCGGGGCCGCTGGACGCAGCCGGGGATGTTGCGGGCCTCGTGCGCCGAGTAGAAGTCGCCCTCGTAGGACACGGAGTCCTCGCTGAGCAGGCGGTCGAGCAGCGGGACGAATTCGGCGAGCCGGTCGGCACGCTCGCGCGGGGTCCACGGGTCCTGGCCGAGCGCGGTGGCGTCGAAGCCGGTGCCGCCCGCGCCGATGCCGAGGGTGACACGGCCGCCGGAGATGTCGTCGAGGGTGATCAGTTCCTTGGCGAGGGTCACCGGGTGCCGGAAGTTCGGCGAGGTCACCAGGGTGCCCAGGCGCAGCCGGTCGGTGACCCCCGCGGCACCGGTCAGGGTGGGCACGGCTCCGAACCAGGGCCCGTCGCGGAAGGTGCGCCAGGAGAGGTGGTCGTAGGTGTATCCGGTGTGGAAGCCGAGTTGCTCCGCGCGCTGCCATGTCTCGCGGCCCCCCTCGTTCCAGCGGCGGTGAGGGAGGATCACGGTGCTCAGGCGCAGACTCATGTGTCCGAGCGTAAGCGCCGGGCCGTGTTTCACGTGAAACAGTGACTCACGGTCACTGTGTGCGGGCGCTGAGCCAGGGGCTGAGGCCGACCGGGATGAACTCCTTGTGCACGCGGTCGCCCGGGAGCGGCACCATCAGGAAGTGGCTGGGCGGGAAGCGGCGAGCCTTGACCCAGGCGTGGCCTTCGTAGAGGGCCCGGAGGAAGGCGGGGACGTCGTCGCGGGCGACGTCGGGGCACTCGACTCCGTCGACGGTGATCAGGGCGTCGTCGTCCGGGAACAGGCGCACATCCACCCGGGGTCGGCCGCCGAGCTCGATGTATGCCTCGTGGGGCAGGGTGCCGTCCGGGTCGGTGGTGACGCCGACGCCTGCCGCGCTGCGGCGTGAGGTCTGGTCGGCGCCGATGTCGTGGGTCACCTCGATGGCGAGGCCGTACTCGGCCGCGAGGGCGCGGAGCGCGGTGACGGCGGCCTCGGTGGTGGGGAGGTGGTCCCTGCCGTTGTCCATGGCGTCGATCATCTCCCACCGGGCTCAGTGCGACTCGGGAAGGCGCAGGTAACGCGGTGGCACGGCCTGGGTCAGCCACACCCCGTTCGCGCTGACGTGGAAGACGTGGCCGTCGCGGTGCATGGCCTGCGCGTCCACGGAGAGCACGACGGGACGCCCACGGCGGGCCCCGACCCGGGTCGCGGTCTCGCGGTCGGCCGACAGATGGACATCGTGCCGGTTCATGGGACGCAGTCCCTCGGCGCGGATCGCGTCCAGGTAGCGGGCCACGGTGCCGTGGTAGAGGTACGGCGGCGGGGTCGCCGGTGGCAGGCCGAGGTCGACGTCGATGCTGTGGCCCTGGCTGGCGCGGATGCGGGTGCCGTCGATCGCGAAGCGTTGCTTGTCGTTGGCGGCGACCACATGGTCCAGCTCGTCCCGGGTGAAGCGGAAGCCGTGCGCGGTGGCCGCGGCGATCAGCACGTCGATCTCGACCCAGCCGGCCTCGTCGAGCGTGAGCCCGATCCGCTCGGGCTGGTGGCGCAGATGCTTCGAGAGGTACTTCGACACCTTGACCGTGCGTCTCTCGTCCCTCTCGCGTGGCTTGTTCTCGTTCATCCCGCCAGAGTGCCGGGAGAGACGTGAATCACGCGAATGATTTTGGGTCGGATGTTTGATCCACAACCAACTGTAGTTATCCACAGGTTACTTGGCGTTTCTGTGGACAACTCCCTGTCATGTCAGCCCTCTTCGTCAAGATCGACTGGGGGACGCCCACTTGACGTGAGCGCATCCAACTTCCTTGCCCGCACCTCCCGTTCAGCCGCCAGCACAAAGAACTCCGCCACCCGATCCGACCCAACAAGCCTTTCCACGGCCCACATCGTCTCCTCGGGCACCGCCACGGAACGTGACACCGGGCGCCCGTCCTGCCTTTCCTCGGACCCGAGGTGCTGGCGCAGCTGCCGTACCGCCAACAACCGCATCGCCCGAGCCAGTTCGGCGTCCACGGTC from Streptomyces sp. CC0208 carries:
- the cydB gene encoding cytochrome d ubiquinol oxidase subunit II; this encodes MELHDVWFVLIAVLWTGYFFLEGFDFGVGVLTKLLARDRTEKRVLINTIGPVWDGNEVWLLTAGGATFAAFPDWYATLFSGFYLPLLVILVCLIVRGVAFEYRAKRPEENWQRNWETAIFWTSLIPAFLWGVAFGNIVHGVKIDQHFEYVGTLWDLLNPYALLGGLVTLTLFTFHGTVFTALKTVGEIRERARKLATRVGLVTAGLALLFLLWTQLDKGDGKSLVAMVVAVAALVAALAANRAGREGWSFALSGITIVAVVAMFFLTLFPNVMPSTLNADWSLTVTNASSSPYTLKIMTWLAAIATPLVLLYQGWTYWVFRKRIGTQHIAETAH
- the cydD gene encoding thiol reductant ABC exporter subunit CydD, whose protein sequence is MKPIDPRLLRYARATRLFLVAVVGLGGLGALLLIAQAMLIAEIVVGAFQHGLAVSELRTPLLLLAAVAVGRGLVSWLTELAAHRASAAVKSELRGRLLERATALGPGWLSGQRTGSLVALATRGVDALDDYFSRYLPQLGLAVVVPVAVLARIVTEDWVSAAIIVGTLPLIPVFMVLIGWATQSRMDRQWQLLSRLSGHFLDVVAGLPTLKVFGRAKAQAESIRRITGEYRQATMRTLRIAFISSFALELLATLSVALVAVTIGMRLVHGEMHLYDGLVILILAPEAYLPLRQVGAQYHAAAEGLAAAEEIFTVLETPVPASGTAAVSAGALAFEGVTVRYPGRSGDAVTDVSFEVAPGETVALVGPSGAGKSTLLNVLLGFVRPTGGRVRIGGADLTEVDLQEWRSHVAWVPQRPQLFAGTIAENVRLARPDADDSAVRRALGDAGALEFVDALPLGADTGLGEDGAGLSAGQRQRLSLARAFLADRPVLLLDEPTAALDGATEAEVVAAVRRLADGRTVLLVVHRPALLGVADRVVRLAEPAAPAPVDSTARTSTARTVEEGGPVSVAPVMSEAPTRAGGALARVRAMSGPRRGRLALALLLGSLALGSAVGLMATSGWLISRASQQPPVLYLMVAVTATRAFGIGRAVFRYAERLVSHDAVLRMLADTRVAVYRRLEQLAPAGLRTARRGDLLSRLVSDVDALQDYWLRWLLPAGAAVLVSAASVGFTAWLLPAAGAALAAGLLAAGVGVPLITGAVARRAERRLAPARGALSTRVTDLLTGTAELTVAGALPARTAEARRADGVLTRIASRAATATALGDGLTALICGLTVTATALVGAQAVASGRLGGVAMAVVVLTPLAAFEAVLGLPLAVQYRQRVRRSAERVHEVLDAPEPVREPEHARQAPASPFPVVLRGLTTRHEGQDGDALAGLDLTLAQGRRIAVVGASGSGKTTLAQVLLRFLDAGTGTYTLGGVDAHGLRGDDVRRLVGLCAQDAHLFDSSVRENLLLAKKDAAEKELRDALRRARLLDWAESLPDGLDTLVGEHGAWLSGGQRQRLALARALLADFPVLVLDEPAEHLDLPTADALTADLLAATEGRATLLITHRLAGLESVDEVVVLDEGRVVQRGSYPELAGAEGPLRRMAEREAEAELLVAAR
- a CDS encoding M23 family metallopeptidase translates to MRSPRRQPLLVPALLCAFTVLVARPTDAVAGGVGRRADGDSGISAQVVRLYQDAALATGRYEAGNQEAQAQRAREQWFEELLGRERREIAVLREGLGRIARAQYRDGGGLPLTAQIIFATDPAELMRGQHVFSRTTLAVDNAVEKSRRAEARLAADEAKAAAVRRRMERRSAELATLKRDIERTLEEARGQLQGQADASVAAGSCRGAVRLDQPQQAVENTWVTPVAAYELSAGFGSGGSHWASRHTGQDFAVPIGTPVRAVGAGRVVKVSCGGAFGIEIVIEHPGGYSTQYAHLAAVTVDQGASVAPGQWIGQSGTSGNSTGPHLHFEVRVTPEAGSAVDPVPWLAARGAPVG
- a CDS encoding HAD family hydrolase, with protein sequence MTSATRQPETPAAGIPPRLIATDLDGTLLRDDQSVSPRTVAALAAAEEAGIEVFFVTGRPARWMDVVSEHVHGHGLAICGNGAAVVDLHGGPGTHQFVKVRELARENALDAVRLLREAAPGTVYAVEQTYGFHQEPDYPKLHMEIPDNLAPAEELLAEDGPGTAEPVLKILAYHPSIDPDAFLTLSRLAIGDRANVTRSSPSALLEISGPGVSKASTLALCCAERGISHEQVVAFGDMPNDVEMLTWAGQSYAMGNAHPDVIAAASGQTDANNDDGVAVVIERMLERL
- a CDS encoding LLM class flavin-dependent oxidoreductase, with translation MSLRLSTVILPHRRWNEGGRETWQRAEQLGFHTGYTYDHLSWRTFRDGPWFGAVPTLTGAAGVTDRLRLGTLVTSPNFRHPVTLAKELITLDDISGGRVTLGIGAGGTGFDATALGQDPWTPRERADRLAEFVPLLDRLLSEDSVSYEGDFYSAHEARNIPGCVQRPRLPFAVAATGPRGLKLAARHGQAWVTTGDPKLYENGTPEQSRQALRGQVDKLTDACAALGRDVNTLDKILLTGFTPDRDHPLESLDAFVDFAGRHRELGFTELVIHWPIPDSVFAADQKVFEQIAMEAPAQLS
- a CDS encoding RNA 2'-phosphotransferase yields the protein MNENKPRERDERRTVKVSKYLSKHLRHQPERIGLTLDEAGWVEIDVLIAAATAHGFRFTRDELDHVVAANDKQRFAIDGTRIRASQGHSIDVDLGLPPATPPPYLYHGTVARYLDAIRAEGLRPMNRHDVHLSADRETATRVGARRGRPVVLSVDAQAMHRDGHVFHVSANGVWLTQAVPPRYLRLPESH